From the Polaribacter tangerinus genome, the window ACTTTATGCGCAAAAAAATGCACTATTAATTAACTATTTAAATAGTCCCTGTTAATTTTTCTTTCCATTGATGCCATCCATATTTTTTAGAAAAAATAAAAACCATAAAAGGATATAATAAAAAAACTGGCACAAAAGTTTCCCATCCTAAAGAGGGCTCAGAAATATCTACATACAATGCGTCGGTTTGAAAAACTGTCCAATCGGTAGTTACTAAAAATGCAGCAGTTATATTATTTGCTGCATGTAAACCTATGGCCAATTCTAACCCTTCATCCATAAGTGTTACAATACCGTAAAACAAGCCAGTACCAATATAATAAACCATTATGGTTTGACCTAGTTTCGCTACCTCTGGATTTGCACCATGAAGCAAGCCAAAAACTACAGAGGTTACTAATAAAGGAACCCATCTATTATTTGCAACAATGCCAATTCCTTGCATAAAATAGCCTCTAAAAAGAACTTCTTCAAAAGTTGTTTGAAAGGGTAAAAAAAGAAAAGAAATAATTACTAAAGTGAAAAAAGGCGTTGGATTAAAATTCCAAATAAAATTTTCGGGAGCAATTAGTAGCGAAAAAATAGTTAAAAGAACTGCTAAAATACCCCAAACAGAAAAACTGTACACTACTCGCTGCCAGTCAATTTTTTTTCTGCTAGTAATCATCGAAATAAACGATCTTTTATGAATGTATTTAACTCCAATCCACAAAAAAAACAAACCCGAAAAAAAAGTAAATATCATTAACATAAGCAGCAGATTTT encodes:
- a CDS encoding CPBP family intramembrane glutamic endopeptidase, with the protein product MSFILQAVKGRNEWYHWVFTILFVFFGWQFIGIIPLVYVGYSKATDISEFLEFASTNFVTAGIDKNLLLMLMIFTFFSGLFFLWIGVKYIHKRSFISMITSRKKIDWQRVVYSFSVWGILAVLLTIFSLLIAPENFIWNFNPTPFFTLVIISFLFLPFQTTFEEVLFRGYFMQGIGIVANNRWVPLLVTSVVFGLLHGANPEVAKLGQTIMVYYIGTGLFYGIVTLMDEGLELAIGLHAANNITAAFLVTTDWTVFQTDALYVDISEPSLGWETFVPVFLLYPFMVFIFSKKYGWHQWKEKLTGTI